The Acidithiobacillus ferrooxidans ATCC 23270 genomic interval CGGGCCAGATCTCGGCTCAACCGCTGAATGCCCTGATGCCAGTCCCAATGCAGCAGGTCCCAGTCCAGGGCCTGCCCGCAATCCCACTCCCGTCCCTGGCCGAACTCGTTGCCCATAAAATTCAGTTTCTTGCCGGGATGCGCAAACTGGTAGCTGAACAGCAGGCGCAGGTTGGCAAAACGCTGCCAGGCATCCCCCGGCATTTTGTCCAGCAATGAACGCTTGCCATGCACCACTTCGTCATGGGACAAGGGCAGCACGAAGTTTTCCGAATAAGCGTAAAGCTGGCTGAAGGTCAGGTCGTTCTGGTGAAAGCGCCGGTAGACCGGGTCCTGTTCCAGGTAGGCCAGGGTATCGTTCATCCAGCCCATATTCCACTTCATGGAAAAACCCAGGCCGCCCACATAGGTGGGGCGGGAGACCATCGGCCAGGACGTGGACTCTTCGGCAATGGTGAGGATGCCCGGATGACGCTCATTGAGGATCACATTCATCTCGCGCAGGAAATCAATGGCCTCGAGATTTTCCCGGCCACCGTACTGATTGGGAATCCACTCGCCCTCCTGACGCGAATAATCGCGGTAGAGCAGGGACGCCACCGCATCCACGCGCAACCCGTCGATATGGAAACTGTCCGCCCAGTAGCAGGCATTGGCCAGCAGAAAACCACGCACCTCGTTGCGTCCGAAGTTGAAAATATAAGTGCCCCAGTCGCTGTGCTCGCCCTCGCGCGGATCGGCATGTTCATACAACGGGGTGCCATCGAAGCGCGCCAGCCCCCAGTCATCCCGGGGGAAATGCCCCGGCACCCAGTCCAGAAGCACACCGATGCCCGCCTGATGAAACTGATCCACAAAGGCGCGGAAGCCGTCGGGCGTACCGAAGCGGCTGGTGGGTGCAAAATAGCCGCTCACCTGATAGCCCCAGGATTCGTCCAGAGGGTGCTCCATCACCGGCATCAGTTCGATGTGGGTATAACCCATATCCTTGCAGTAGGACACCAGACTTTCCGCCAGCGCCGCGTAACTGAGGAAATGGCCCGCCGCATCACGCTGCCACGAACCGAGATGCACTTCGTAGATGTTCATGGGGGCGTGCTGCCAGTCCTGACCGGTCCGAGCCGCCATCCAGTCCTGATCC includes:
- the glgB gene encoding 1,4-alpha-glucan branching protein GlgB — encoded protein: MQKRGSTGGGPSGDSEDGLAIREARHHDPFAWLGQHTVDGRSVQRAFLPGAFGVEIQTPAGWVVMEQSHPAGIFTHQGEVIPVPYRLRWEDRHGFHERHDPYVFGPVLGDVEVYLFGEGRLYEAYRHLGAHRRHHEGVDGVLFAVWAPNAGRVSVVGDFNDWDGRAHPMRARGQSGIWELFIPDLATGEIYKFEIRHRDSGAVFVKTDPYAHAFELRPSTAARVVENDHVWEDQDWMAARTGQDWQHAPMNIYEVHLGSWQRDAAGHFLSYAALAESLVSYCKDMGYTHIELMPVMEHPLDESWGYQVSGYFAPTSRFGTPDGFRAFVDQFHQAGIGVLLDWVPGHFPRDDWGLARFDGTPLYEHADPREGEHSDWGTYIFNFGRNEVRGFLLANACYWADSFHIDGLRVDAVASLLYRDYSRQEGEWIPNQYGGRENLEAIDFLREMNVILNERHPGILTIAEESTSWPMVSRPTYVGGLGFSMKWNMGWMNDTLAYLEQDPVYRRFHQNDLTFSQLYAYSENFVLPLSHDEVVHGKRSLLDKMPGDAWQRFANLRLLFSYQFAHPGKKLNFMGNEFGQGREWDCGQALDWDLLHWDWHQGIQRLSRDLARLYRDIPALYAQDFQGEGFSWVDCHDADQSVLSFLRWDRDGGFVLAVFNFTPVPRRNYRLGVPAAGRYREIFNSDAGAYHGSNVGNLPQQAQDQSWMGLSHSLELVLPPLGAIYLQLTGVG